The following are encoded in a window of Cycloclasticus pugetii PS-1 genomic DNA:
- the ruvX gene encoding Holliday junction resolvase RuvX, whose amino-acid sequence MAVCLGFDYGVKKIGVAVGDTQTHIANALTTVKAVRQKTGWDELTKIIETWQPTKMIVGISRQEDGSDNTVTPKMERFSRQLEGRYQCPVELFDEALTTFEAKQILFDEVQVSADKLWEVQDQVAAQLILQSWLNTQQHKQ is encoded by the coding sequence ATGGCGGTATGCCTAGGTTTTGATTATGGTGTAAAAAAAATAGGTGTTGCTGTGGGTGATACACAGACACACATTGCCAATGCCTTAACAACGGTTAAAGCAGTGAGACAAAAGACCGGCTGGGACGAGTTAACAAAAATTATTGAGACCTGGCAGCCAACAAAAATGATAGTTGGTATTTCTCGCCAAGAAGATGGTAGTGATAATACAGTTACGCCAAAAATGGAGCGGTTTTCTAGACAGTTAGAAGGGCGGTATCAATGCCCCGTTGAATTATTTGATGAGGCGCTGACAACATTTGAAGCAAAACAAATATTGTTTGATGAGGTTCAGGTGAGTGCCGATAAGTTATGGGAAGTTCAAGACCAAGTCGCTGCGCAGTTGATTTTACAAAGCTGGTTAAACACACAACAACACAAGCAATAA
- a CDS encoding YqgE/AlgH family protein, protein MNKKNYLTNNFLIAMPGMEGDDFSKSVTYLCQHDEEGALGIVINKPHTMTMKAIFDQLSITAVNPAVAATPLFMGGPVQPERGFVLHTPVGNWDSTLTVNDEFALTSSKDILEAIAEGKGPEKWMVALGYAGWAAGQLEQEIQRNSWLHGQAEPHIIFDEPLPQRWELAAHRIGVDISLMSSDVGHC, encoded by the coding sequence ATGAATAAAAAAAACTATCTCACTAATAATTTCCTAATTGCAATGCCAGGAATGGAAGGTGATGACTTTTCTAAATCGGTCACCTACCTATGTCAGCATGATGAAGAAGGGGCGCTGGGTATCGTGATTAATAAACCACACACGATGACCATGAAAGCCATTTTTGATCAATTATCAATTACTGCAGTTAACCCAGCAGTAGCGGCAACGCCTTTATTTATGGGTGGTCCTGTTCAACCTGAGCGAGGGTTTGTGTTGCATACGCCGGTAGGCAACTGGGATTCTACGTTAACGGTGAATGATGAGTTTGCGCTGACCAGCTCAAAAGATATTTTAGAAGCAATTGCCGAAGGTAAAGGGCCCGAGAAATGGATGGTTGCGCTGGGTTATGCGGGCTGGGCTGCAGGGCAATTGGAGCAGGAAATTCAGCGGAATTCTTGGTTACATGGCCAAGCTGAACCACATATTATTTTTGATGAGCCTCTCCCGCAACGCTGGGAATTGGCGGCGCATAGAATAGGTGTTGATATTAGTTTGATGAGTTCTGATGTGGGTCATTGCTAA
- a CDS encoding energy transducer TonB — translation MAAPAAISSADKLGLTLFMAGIIHALVILGISFDVDISRSVSQALEVVLVVSPDKERPEKADFLAQEDQVGSGEAEEKAVNQQQAALQPKKQSAQSEHTKEQQSLAQAQKALLQTEADVAIEASNKKVPKQSKALTTADLLRQSEEIAKLQAEINEAVTSYSRRPRKLHINSINAHKYKAASYEAAWQRKIERVGNLNYPGEVRRKRLSGTLVMSVELYADGNLKKIIINRRSGHKIIDDAAVNIVKLSAPFAPLPIDLQKDIDILVITRTWQFLNEGSLLTR, via the coding sequence GTGGCTGCTCCAGCTGCCATATCATCAGCGGATAAGCTGGGTTTAACGTTATTTATGGCGGGCATTATTCATGCCTTGGTTATTTTGGGTATTAGTTTTGATGTTGATATCTCGCGTTCCGTTAGTCAAGCACTAGAGGTTGTGTTGGTGGTATCGCCGGATAAAGAGCGGCCTGAAAAAGCTGATTTTTTAGCCCAAGAAGATCAAGTTGGTAGTGGCGAAGCGGAAGAAAAGGCAGTTAATCAACAGCAAGCAGCGTTGCAGCCGAAAAAGCAGTCAGCACAATCTGAGCATACGAAAGAGCAGCAATCGCTGGCTCAGGCTCAAAAGGCGCTCTTGCAAACTGAAGCGGATGTGGCAATTGAGGCTAGCAATAAAAAAGTGCCAAAGCAAAGCAAGGCATTAACGACGGCTGATTTATTGCGTCAAAGTGAGGAAATTGCAAAACTTCAGGCAGAAATTAATGAAGCGGTTACCAGTTATTCACGACGACCTCGAAAATTACACATCAACTCAATTAATGCGCATAAATACAAAGCGGCCAGTTACGAAGCGGCTTGGCAACGCAAAATTGAGCGAGTGGGCAATTTGAATTATCCAGGGGAGGTGAGGCGTAAGCGTTTGTCGGGCACATTAGTAATGAGCGTTGAATTATATGCCGATGGTAATTTAAAGAAAATCATAATTAATCGCCGTTCTGGTCATAAAATTATTGATGATGCAGCAGTCAATATTGTTAAACTATCGGCACCATTTGCCCCGCTCCCTATTGATCTGCAAAAAGATATTGATATTTTGGTCATCACGAGGACCTGGCAATTTTTAAATGAAGGCTCTTTGCTAACACGCTAA